TCTATGCCAACTTGCACAATCCATTACAAGAAAGGCTTTTTTCGTGCCTAAATCTTTCGACATCTGCTCCAGAAATATATTCATACAATCAGTGTTTACATATGGAGCAAGTAGGCTGATTTTCTTACCACTTCTTGGATTTACCGCACTGTAGATATAGAAATTTTGTCTACCAATTTTCATTTTAACCTGCGTTCTGACCCCTTTTTTAAACCATCCGTGTCCGATTTTTGAATGAGTTCCAAATCGTGATTCATCAAAAAAACACCTCTTTTTCAGGGTGGGAATTGACTATTTTATTGAAGTATTTTTTAAACTCTTCTTGCTTGTTTTTATCTTGTTTATGGTGCATTGGCCTCGGTGTTATATAAGAAAATTTCATCCTTTGTATCTCACGGTGCACTGTTGATTTGCTAATGTTTAGGCCAAATTCCTCTGAGATTTTTATCTGCACTTCCTTAATAGTAATATTTGGATTTCTTTCTACCCATATTTCAATTTGCTCACGTTGATTTTTCTTTAATTTGCTTTTTCTTCGCCGCTGAGACGGGGCAAATAATCTTTCTACTCTACCAAATTTTAGATGCTTTATCCATTCAGTCAAAGCAGTCCTTGAAATTTTACATATTCTTGCCACAGCGCTTATACTACTTTCTTTTCCTGCTATCACCGCTTGTAACTTTTTTGAAACATATGCGTTATTTCTGACCTTTTTTAACATTTCTTTCGCCAAATTTACAACTTTTTCGTCTAATAGTTTTGACCTTAATGCCATTTATACCTCTCTATTTTATCTACTTTATTATCACTTCTTTCCCATTATTGTCTATCTGTTCTTTGCATAGTGGGAATTGGTATTAATTGGTATTGTCTTAGGTGGAAAATAGAAGTCTTACATAAAATTTTAAAATCTGGCCTTAAAGTTGAAGAATGTAGACTGGTAACAGCAGAAAGATTAATGCGATATCTAACAGTCATGAGTATTATTGCTTGGAGAATTTTCTTCATTACAACAATTGCAAGAACTGATTCAACACTACCATGTACTACATTATTAGCTGAAGAAGAATGGAAAGTTTTATACGTCAAAATACATAAAGTAAAGTCATACCCAAATATAACCCCTACTATAAAAGAAGCTGTTTCATGGATCGCCCAACTTGGAGGTCATTTAGCCAGGAAAAATGATCCAGAACCAGGTCCCATTACTCTTTGGAAAGGGTGGAGACGTCTTTTTGATTTAGCAGAAGGATGGAGACTTGCTACTGAACTTTATATTTGTGGGTAATAGTAAGCCCTATACCCCATGCCACTAGCGTATGTGCTTAAAACCTTTGCTTCAAGTTCCGGATGTAAGCTTGTTTGCCTTTTTTTCACTATTTGTGGTTCAAAACTTCCTTCTCTGTCTTTTGGTGTCAATAGTTCAAATGAACCTGCGCTTGTCTTCAAAGTCTTGCCATTCCTCCCGTTTCTACGATTGTTTTCTTCACTTCCAGCAGATAAATGATGTTCTATTTCACCCTCTAGACTAGCTTCAAGCAGCCTTTTTATAAATGGCGTTAATGCTCCCTCCTTTCCTGTCAACGGTCTTCCTTCTCGTATAGACGACAGGATATTTGTTTCCAACTCTTTATAATCTACCAATCCGTTAGTTCTGTTTACTATTTTCTGACTCATTTTCAAACCTCCATTTTTTTATATCAATTTATTACTTTTTTTCGATTTGACACACTTTTTTGAACATTACCTTGAAAATATTGGGTGTAAAATTTTGTTCTTACCTCCATACTCGCCAGATTTAAATCCTCACTTTTACCCACAATTTTGAGAGGTCATGATGTGAAGCATAACTATGCTCTCCTTAAGATTTTCATAGCCCCGCCATAGAGTCATAGCCCCTGGTAAATTATCACTTTTTCTATTCATAAATCCACCTAATTTTCCTAACCAAATAATAGCTTGTTTTATGTTTGGAGGTTCTTCTGGCAATATAGCTACTTTATGCTCACGTATGAAAAGGGCCTTCCACTCTTCATTGCTTAAAATTTTAGTACAGGTTTCCATGGGATTTGATAAAGCGACTTTTGTTAAATATAAAATTTTAAATGCAATAATGCTCTTTATAGCAATTAATTTCTGTAGCCTTTCCTTTGTAGTTAAACGAGAGCTTTCTATTTTACATCCTGATTTTAAAACCGTGAAATACTCCTCAATTTTCCATCTTAGCTTATACCAATTTATCCTTTCTATAGCATCTAAAGTGCTATTAACTGGTACATTAGTCAGCAAAGTCCAATCAATAGCTTCCAATCCTTCAGGAGGATTTGTTTCTTTTGCACTTACCACATATACAGGTATTTTATCACTTATTTTATGCACTGTGTCTTTTTATCCATAAATTGAAGAAGATCTGATAGGTATATAGCCTTTCATATACTTAACTTCAATATTAGTTTTCCTTGATCTTTGGTTTCTACCTTTATTAACTTCTAGAGAAATTTTCTTCTTTACTGGCAGTTGAGTGATGCGTGTTTGCAAATCTGTTTTTCCAATTTCAGTACAGATAAATCTTCTATTAGTTCGATTACGGATTACATAAAAACTACCTAATGTCTCAGTGATCCATAAAAATTTGAAGATATCTGCCTCTCTATCACCAAGGGTAACAAGTTATACATTTGCAGGAAGGTTGTTTATGCTTTCTTTGAGAGCTGTTATCCACTTATAACTTTCTTTTTCTTCTATGGAGGTACGGTATTTCCTGTTTGCTTTTTCTTGTGCCGTTTCTTTTTCCCTAATAGAACGTGCCCAACATTGTTGAGAGATAGACCTAAAGGTAATCCGTCTTTGCTGACTATTAAGACACTGTGCAACAGTAAACCCATTTTATGCTTCGTATAAGCTTTAGAAATACTACCTAGCCTCTTGGTTTTTATATGAGAGTCAAAATCCAAATAACTTGTATCTTGAACTGACAAAACAAACTGATTTCCTTTCATTCTCTCCATAGTTTCTTTGTAATGGGAAGAATAAATTTCCTTATCCTTAAGCTTTTCATTGCTAAATAATCTGTATGCACCCTTAGCTTCTTTCCATCCACTACAGCTTTGATTAATTGATCCAGACACCTTACCCTCTATACAATAGCCTGTTTTAATAAGTCTCTTATGAAGTCTTGTATCTCCTAAATTAACGTGTTTTAACTCTCTTTCCAGCCATTTATCCCCTAAGCCATCAGTATATTGCACATTTGTACTTACTTCACTCATTTTAATCCCAAATTTATTTGGTATCCATTTTACTCACTTTTTTATTTGTGGGTAAAAGTGAGATTTGAATCCGATTGAGAAGTTCTGATCAAGCACGCCATAAGAAAGTCTCTACAAACCTTTTGGCCCAATATTAATTCGGCTATTGATTTTGTCTTTCAGAGTGCTCGAGCAGATCTGACTTCGGTTAGCTATAGCAGCTATAATGTGCTTGCAACAACTAATTCACTACGGCAACTGCACCGTGACAGTGTTTGTATTTTTTTCCAGAGTTACAAGGGCACTTGTCATTTCTTGAAACTTTTGGAAGTCTGCTATTTTTAGTAGAGCGTGACCTATTGCCTATTTCTTGATTGTCTAGCAACTTAAAGTGCGCTAGGCGGTGAATGGTAAGCTCCCTCCACTTTTCAAGCATCGACTCAAACATTAAGAAAGCTTCGCGTTTAAATTCATTCAGTGGGTCTTTTTGCCCCATGGCACGCAAATTTATGCTTTGTCTTAGGCTCTCTAAGACCGAAAGGTGCTCCCTCCATAAATGATCAAGTGTCATGATCATCACTTGTTTCACTATCGTATTCCACAAATCTGTAGTTTGTTGACTATTGAAATATTTTTCTTTCTCAGTAAAAAATTCTTGTATTTTGTCATT
This sequence is a window from Wolbachia endosymbiont (group B) of Protocalliphora azurea. Protein-coding genes within it:
- a CDS encoding IS630 family transposase (programmed frameshift) → MALRSKLLDEKVVNLAKEMLKKVRNNAYVSKKLQAVIAGKESSISAVARICKISRTALTEWIKHLKFGRVERLFAPSQRRRKSKLKKNQREQIEIWVERNPNITIKEVQIKISEEFGLNISKSTVHREIQRMKFSYITPRPMHHKQDKNKQEEFKKYFNKIVNSHPEKEVFFDESRFGTHSKIGHGWFKKGVRTQVKMKIGRQNFYIYSAVNPRSGKKISLLAPYVNTDCMNIFLEQMSKDLGTKKAFLVMDCASWHRSKSLKFQENITIIYLPPYSPELNPVERLWQYIKYNTLRNRVYDTIGLLADVLCNFIVSISSTTIKRVCNVSYLFD
- a CDS encoding IS4 family transposase; this translates as MHKISDKIPVYVVSAKETNPPEGLEAIDWTLLTNVPVNSTLDAIERINWYKLRWKIEEYFTVLKSGCKIESSRLTTKERLQKLIAIKSIIAFKILYLTKVALSNPMETCTKILSNEEWKALFIREHKVAILPEEPPNIKQAIIWLGKLGGFMNRKSDNLPGAMTLWRGYENLKESIVMLHIMTSQNCG
- a CDS encoding transposase DNA-binding-containing protein — encoded protein: MSEVSTNVQYTDGLGDKWLERELKHVNLGDTRLHKRLIKTGYCIEGKVSGSINQSCSGWKEAKGAYRLFSNEKLKDKEIYSSHYKETMERMKGNQFVLSVQDTSYLDFDSHIKTKRLGSISKAYTKHKMGLLLHSVLIVSKDGLPLGLSLNNVGHVLLGKKKRHKKKQTGNTVPP